One segment of Candidatus Falkowbacteria bacterium DNA contains the following:
- the rplP gene encoding 50S ribosomal protein L16 — protein sequence MLAPKKTKYRKGHKLNRGGKATRKIALSFGSYGLKSLQGCWVTARQIEAARRVISRYVQRSGKIWIRIFPDKPVTAKGGEMPMGKGKGSVDHYVAIVKPGMVLFEIEGVTEQQAREAMILSAHKLPIKCSFIKKH from the coding sequence ATGTTAGCTCCGAAAAAGACAAAATATCGAAAAGGACACAAATTAAACCGCGGCGGTAAAGCAACGCGTAAGATTGCGCTAAGCTTTGGTAGCTATGGTTTGAAGAGTTTGCAAGGCTGCTGGGTTACTGCCCGTCAGATTGAAGCTGCTCGTCGTGTTATCTCTCGTTATGTCCAAAGAAGCGGAAAGATATGGATTAGAATTTTCCCTGATAAGCCAGTTACAGCCAAAGGCGGTGAAATGCCTATGGGTAAAGGAAAAGGAAGCGTTGATCACTACGTAGCTATCGTTAAGCCTGGTATGGTCTTATTTGAGATCGAAGGTGTTACTGAACAACAGGCCCGCGAAGCTATGATTTTATCAGCTCACAAGTTGCCAATTAAATGCAGCTTTATCAAAAAACATTAA
- the rplE gene encoding 50S ribosomal protein L5 — protein sequence MRFNELYQKQVRPALKKEFSYKSDLAIPRITKVSLNVGVGRFTKDKAYVDGVVNTLTRISGQKPVLTKSRKSISAFKVREGQIVGVAVNLRGARMFDFLEKLINITFPRVRDFRGIDAKIIDRTGNMSIGFREHIAFPEVKADEIDNVHGLQITISTTAKTREEGFELFKLLGFPFKKTT from the coding sequence ATGAGATTTAATGAATTATACCAAAAGCAAGTACGTCCAGCTCTAAAGAAAGAATTTTCTTACAAGAGTGACTTAGCTATTCCTAGAATAACTAAAGTTTCACTCAACGTTGGTGTTGGTCGTTTCACAAAAGACAAAGCTTATGTTGATGGCGTTGTTAATACCTTAACTCGTATTTCCGGTCAGAAGCCAGTCCTTACTAAATCTCGTAAATCAATTTCCGCTTTCAAGGTTCGTGAAGGTCAGATTGTTGGTGTGGCCGTTAATTTGCGCGGCGCACGTATGTTCGATTTCCTTGAGAAGTTGATTAATATTACTTTCCCTCGCGTTCGCGACTTTCGTGGTATTGATGCCAAGATTATTGATCGCACCGGTAATATGTCTATTGGTTTCCGTGAACACATTGCTTTCCCAGAAGTTAAAGCTGATGAGATCGACAATGTTCATGGTTTACAAATAACCATTAGTACAACAGCCAAGACCCGAGAAGAAGGTTTCGAGTTATTTAAATTACTTGGCTTTCCTTTTAAGAAAACCACTTAA
- the rpsH gene encoding 30S ribosomal protein S8 codes for MNDPIADMLSRIRNAAAVGRPELVLPMSKLKFNIAKLLQETGWIGAVEVIKHETTKVKGSMFDELRIVLKYKPDGTPAFASIKRVSKSSRRIYVGKAELPKVLNGFGMAIVSTSQGIMTNKEARRRNLGGEVICEVY; via the coding sequence ATGAATGACCCAATCGCAGACATGCTATCTCGTATAAGAAACGCTGCCGCCGTCGGAAGACCGGAGCTTGTCTTACCTATGAGCAAACTCAAATTTAATATTGCCAAACTTCTTCAAGAAACTGGTTGGATTGGTGCTGTTGAAGTTATTAAGCATGAAACTACTAAGGTTAAGGGTAGTATGTTTGATGAACTCAGAATCGTTTTGAAATATAAACCAGATGGTACACCTGCTTTTGCCTCAATTAAGCGCGTTAGTAAATCAAGCCGCCGCATTTATGTTGGCAAAGCTGAATTACCAAAGGTGCTTAATGGATTTGGTATGGCGATTGTTTCCACATCACAGGGAATCATGACTAATAAAGAAGCCCGTCGCCGCAACTTAGGTGGCGAAGTTATTTGCGAAGTCTACTAA
- the rplX gene encoding 50S ribosomal protein L24, which yields MNIKRNDNVLVLAGKDKGKSGKVLQVFADLNRASVEGVNLLIKHMRPRNKNEKGQRIEFAAPLNISNLALICPKCGKPTRIAHKVLISEDKKKHNKVRVCKKCQANID from the coding sequence ATGAATATTAAACGAAACGACAACGTATTAGTTCTAGCCGGTAAGGACAAAGGAAAGTCCGGTAAAGTTCTTCAGGTCTTTGCAGATTTGAATCGAGCTAGCGTTGAAGGCGTCAATCTTTTAATTAAGCACATGCGTCCTCGTAATAAGAATGAAAAGGGACAACGTATTGAATTCGCAGCTCCGCTTAATATTTCAAATTTAGCTTTAATTTGTCCAAAGTGTGGCAAACCAACTCGCATTGCCCATAAAGTTTTAATCAGTGAAGATAAGAAAAAGCATAATAAAGTAAGAGTCTGCAAGAAGTGCCAGGCTAACATAGACTAA
- the rplN gene encoding 50S ribosomal protein L14 yields MIQVQTMLKVADNTGAKRVQCIRVLGGYRKRYAHIGERIIITVKQATPHSMVKKSDVLLAVVVRVKKEIRRPDGSYIRFDDNACVIIDKKNGEPKGTRIFGPIPREVRKAGYVKIASLAPEVL; encoded by the coding sequence ATGATTCAGGTTCAAACAATGCTAAAAGTTGCAGATAATACAGGCGCTAAAAGAGTGCAATGTATTCGCGTGCTCGGCGGTTACCGCAAGCGCTACGCTCATATTGGTGAACGTATTATTATTACTGTTAAACAAGCAACTCCACACTCAATGGTTAAAAAGAGCGATGTGCTATTAGCTGTTGTAGTTCGTGTTAAGAAAGAAATTCGTCGTCCCGATGGAAGTTATATCCGCTTTGATGACAATGCTTGTGTAATTATTGATAAAAAGAATGGTGAACCAAAAGGTACTCGTATCTTTGGACCAATCCCACGCGAAGTGCGTAAGGCTGGCTATGTGAAGATTGCCTCCTTAGCTCCTGAGGTGCTCTAA
- the rpmC gene encoding 50S ribosomal protein L29: MEFKELQTKTLKEWHAMLAESREKLRQLRFKDANKQLGNVRSIRKERELISHLLTLINKSKKS; this comes from the coding sequence ATGGAATTTAAAGAATTACAAACTAAAACCTTGAAGGAATGGCACGCTATGCTAGCGGAGTCTCGAGAAAAGTTGCGTCAGCTTCGTTTTAAGGATGCCAATAAACAATTAGGCAACGTTCGTTCAATTAGAAAAGAACGTGAGCTGATTTCCCATTTATTGACCTTAATTAATAAGTCTAAAAAATCTTAA
- a CDS encoding type Z 30S ribosomal protein S14 has product MARKALVEKAKRTPKFSSRKIRRCWRCGRNHGFMRDFGLCRICFRELANNTDLPGIKKSSW; this is encoded by the coding sequence ATGGCACGAAAAGCACTAGTCGAAAAAGCAAAACGCACCCCAAAGTTTTCGAGTCGAAAGATTCGTCGCTGTTGGCGCTGTGGCCGCAATCACGGTTTTATGCGTGATTTTGGTTTGTGTCGTATTTGTTTTAGAGAATTAGCCAACAATACTGATTTACCGGGTATTAAAAAATCAAGCTGGTAA
- the rpsQ gene encoding 30S ribosomal protein S17: MSATKTAAVKKTAPETIKVNAKRVLEGVVLSDKMDKTIVVNVEKIKIHPKYNKRYKSSTHYQVHDEKNSCKVGDKVKFIECRPLSKNKRWRVLSK; encoded by the coding sequence ATGTCAGCTACAAAAACAGCCGCTGTTAAGAAAACAGCGCCCGAGACAATCAAAGTAAATGCTAAGCGCGTCCTAGAAGGCGTAGTCTTAAGCGATAAGATGGATAAGACCATTGTAGTTAATGTTGAAAAGATTAAGATTCACCCAAAATACAATAAGCGTTATAAATCATCTACTCATTATCAGGTTCATGATGAAAAGAATTCATGCAAAGTAGGGGATAAAGTAAAGTTTATTGAATGCCGACCTTTGAGTAAGAATAAGCGTTGGCGCGTTTTAAGCAAATAA